One genomic region from Remersonia thermophila strain ATCC 22073 chromosome 1, whole genome shotgun sequence encodes:
- a CDS encoding 40S ribosomal protein uS13, giving the protein MSLVSGEKSNFNHILRLLNTNVDGKQKIVYSLTKIKGVGRRYSNLVCKKADVDLKKRAGELTSEELERIVTIMQNPTAYKIPSWFLNRQRDIVDGKDTQILANGVDSKLREDLERLKKIRAHRGLRHYWGLRVRGQHTKTTGRRGRTVGVSKKKGG; this is encoded by the exons ATGTCTCTCGTATCGGGCGAGAAG AGCAACTTCAACCACATTCTGCGTCTGCTCAACACCAACGTTGACGGCAAGCAGAAGATCGTCTACTCCTTGACCAAGATCAAGGGTGTTGGCCGCCGCTACT CCAACCTTGTCTGCAAGAAGGCCGATGTCGACCTGAAGAAGCGGGCCGGTGAGCTCACCTCtgaggagctcgagcggaTCGTCACCATCATGCAGAACCCCACCGCCTACAAGATCCCCTCG TGGTTCCTCAACAGGCAGCGCGATATCGTCGATGGCAAGGACACGCAGATCCTTGCCAACGGTGTCGACTCGAAGCTCCGTGAAgacctcgagcgcctgaAGAAGATCCGGGCTCACCGCGGTCTCCGTCACTACTGGGGCCTGCGCGTCCGTGGCCAGCACACCAAGACGActggtcgccgcggccggacCGTCGGTGtgtccaagaagaagggtgGTTAA